A portion of the Terriglobia bacterium genome contains these proteins:
- a CDS encoding NAD(P)/FAD-dependent oxidoreductase: protein MRDTSSSTVTIAGAGPSGLAAAIALGRAGHKVRVLERAPTVGTRFHDDFQGIENWTRAEDALEELSAGGIARTFWARPFEGGTLFDRSRAATRVRSGRPLFYVVRRGTGQADSLDRGLLRQALEVGVRVEFGTRADPSRVEIDASGPGRRPMAVARGITFPLEMNDSVVAILDDALAPGGYVYFLVADRQATLATVLFRDFARADHYLDLSISALESLVAQAPLPRNPRWSGHGSFGLPPTLRDGGGIRVGEAAGFQDLLFGFGIRSAMVSGVLAARSILHGYDYQRLWLDRLMPHMKAAVVNRAVYSVLGNVAKVSLCSMLRRTRRPEDLMRRLYAFTPVHRVLFPLVRPRFARAGRSSTTA from the coding sequence ATGCGAGACACGTCGAGCTCGACGGTCACGATCGCGGGTGCCGGGCCCTCCGGCCTTGCCGCGGCCATCGCGCTGGGCCGGGCCGGCCATAAGGTCCGCGTTCTCGAGCGTGCACCCACCGTCGGGACACGTTTTCACGACGACTTCCAGGGCATCGAGAACTGGACGCGGGCGGAGGACGCCCTCGAGGAGCTGTCGGCGGGCGGCATCGCGCGCACGTTCTGGGCGCGCCCGTTCGAGGGCGGGACCCTGTTCGATCGCTCGCGAGCCGCCACCCGCGTGAGGTCCGGCCGCCCTCTCTTCTACGTCGTTCGGCGGGGAACCGGCCAGGCGGATTCGCTGGACCGCGGACTGCTCCGGCAGGCCCTGGAAGTCGGCGTCCGCGTCGAGTTCGGGACCCGCGCGGATCCGTCCCGGGTGGAGATCGACGCCAGCGGTCCGGGCCGACGCCCGATGGCGGTCGCGCGCGGGATCACGTTCCCCCTAGAGATGAACGACTCGGTGGTGGCGATTCTGGACGACGCGCTGGCGCCCGGCGGCTACGTCTACTTCCTCGTCGCCGACCGGCAGGCGACGCTCGCCACGGTGCTGTTTCGCGACTTCGCCCGCGCCGACCACTACCTGGACCTGTCGATCTCGGCGCTCGAGAGCCTCGTGGCTCAAGCGCCGCTGCCGCGGAACCCGAGATGGAGCGGGCACGGCTCGTTCGGCCTCCCGCCCACCCTGCGCGACGGCGGCGGTATCCGGGTGGGAGAGGCGGCTGGATTCCAGGACCTCCTCTTCGGGTTCGGCATTCGCAGCGCCATGGTGTCGGGCGTCCTCGCCGCCCGTAGCATCCTCCACGGATACGACTACCAGCGGCTTTGGCTCGATCGGCTGATGCCCCACATGAAGGCGGCCGTCGTGAATCGGGCGGTCTACTCGGTCCTGGGGAACGTCGCCAAGGTCTCGCTCTGCTCGATGTTGAGGCGGACGCGGCGGCCCGAGGACCTGATGCGACGGCTGTACGCGTTCA
- a CDS encoding prohibitin family protein — protein MLRIVLFGVIVALLAAVAAYLSAKSKARRGGVEVLDTEGRRRLPPPGGPRGRVVVAGTIAVVAVLVLFAASVRVVPVGHGLVVFNTVSKTFRLAPQGVALVMPVISDTELYDLRRVEYTMSGVRGEGRKSETDDSLWSPTQEGLQVGIDITVWHHLDPRRVVDIHRGIGPDFEEKIIRPAVRSVIRLVISEYAVMDVYSSRRAQIQDEINVKIKKLVERDGFVIDEVVLRDVRFTEQFAKAIEAKQIAQQSAEQMKYVLEKEQKEAERKVIEAQGRAKAIETINEALRQSPSYIKYLYVDKLSDKISVIVSDQSTIMDLKGILDSKK, from the coding sequence ATGCTCAGAATCGTCCTGTTCGGCGTGATCGTCGCGTTGCTGGCGGCGGTTGCTGCGTACCTTTCCGCGAAGTCGAAGGCGCGAAGAGGCGGCGTCGAGGTCCTGGATACCGAAGGCCGCCGCAGGCTCCCGCCGCCGGGGGGACCCCGCGGACGAGTGGTGGTCGCGGGAACGATCGCCGTCGTCGCGGTCCTCGTCCTCTTCGCCGCGTCGGTGAGGGTGGTGCCGGTCGGCCACGGGCTGGTGGTGTTCAACACCGTCAGCAAGACCTTCCGGCTCGCGCCGCAGGGGGTCGCCCTGGTGATGCCGGTCATCAGCGACACCGAGCTGTACGACCTGAGGCGGGTCGAGTACACGATGTCCGGCGTCCGCGGCGAGGGGAGGAAGTCGGAGACGGACGACTCCCTCTGGTCGCCGACGCAGGAGGGGCTCCAGGTCGGGATCGACATCACGGTGTGGCACCATCTCGACCCGCGCCGCGTAGTCGATATCCACCGCGGCATCGGCCCCGACTTCGAGGAGAAGATCATCCGCCCGGCGGTGAGATCGGTGATCCGCCTCGTGATCTCCGAGTACGCGGTCATGGACGTCTACTCCTCCCGGCGGGCGCAGATCCAGGACGAGATCAACGTGAAGATCAAGAAGCTCGTGGAGAGGGACGGGTTCGTGATCGACGAGGTGGTGCTCCGGGACGTCCGGTTCACCGAGCAGTTCGCGAAGGCGATCGAGGCGAAGCAGATCGCCCAGCAATCCGCGGAGCAGATGAAGTACGTCCTCGAGAAGGAGCAGAAGGAGGCGGAGCGGAAGGTGATCGAGGCGCAGGGGCGGGCAAAGGCGATCGAGACGATCAACGAGGCGCTCCGCCAGAGCCCGAGCTACATCAAGTACCTGTACGTGGACAAGCTCTCCGATAAGATCTCCGTGATCGTCTCCGACCAGAGCACGATCATGGATCTCAAGGGGATCCTCGACTCGAAGAAATGA
- the ilvE gene encoding branched-chain-amino-acid transaminase — translation MQALVYVDGKMVPKGEAVVSVFDHGFLYGDGVFEGIRVYEGNVFRLRQHIDRLYESAKTIALDIPMSREEMIQATLETVAANLKKDVYIRLVVSRGPGDLGIDPAKCRRPTVVIIADSISLYPQELYDHGAPLVTASVRRIPMESLDPRIKSLNYLNNILAKIEAKQAGALEAIMLNHHGQVAECTADNLFMVKQGTVKTPDLMQGALAGITRAAVLDLARAAEIPCSETVLALHDLYNADECFLTGTGAEVVPVITIDGRRIGDGKPGPITKRLLADFRVLRTQDGIKVPYKEPVAR, via the coding sequence ATGCAGGCGCTGGTTTACGTCGACGGGAAGATGGTGCCGAAGGGTGAGGCGGTCGTCTCGGTCTTCGACCACGGGTTCCTCTACGGCGATGGCGTGTTCGAAGGGATTCGCGTTTACGAGGGGAACGTGTTCCGCCTGAGGCAGCACATCGATCGCCTGTACGAGTCCGCCAAGACCATCGCGCTCGACATTCCGATGAGCCGCGAGGAGATGATCCAGGCCACGCTGGAGACGGTCGCGGCCAACCTCAAGAAGGACGTCTACATCCGGTTGGTGGTCTCCCGGGGACCGGGGGACCTGGGCATCGATCCCGCGAAGTGCCGCCGCCCCACGGTGGTGATCATCGCGGACTCGATCTCGCTGTATCCGCAGGAGCTGTACGACCACGGCGCACCCCTCGTCACCGCCAGCGTCCGGCGGATCCCGATGGAGTCCCTCGATCCGCGGATCAAGTCGCTGAACTACCTGAACAACATCCTGGCCAAGATCGAGGCGAAGCAAGCCGGGGCGCTCGAGGCGATCATGCTGAACCACCACGGCCAGGTGGCGGAGTGCACCGCCGACAACCTGTTCATGGTCAAGCAGGGCACGGTCAAGACGCCCGACCTGATGCAAGGGGCCCTGGCGGGAATCACCCGGGCCGCGGTCCTCGACCTGGCCCGCGCGGCCGAGATCCCTTGCTCGGAGACCGTGCTTGCCCTGCACGATCTCTACAACGCGGACGAGTGCTTCCTCACCGGGACCGGCGCCGAGGTCGTTCCCGTGATCACCATCGACGGCCGGCGCATCGGCGACGGCAAGCCCGGACCGATCACGAAGAGACTCCTGGCGGATTTCCGTGTCCTGAGGACGCAGGACGGCATCAAGGTGCCGTACAAAGAGCCCGTCGCGCGGTAA
- the pdxT gene encoding pyridoxal 5'-phosphate synthase glutaminase subunit PdxT: MARIGVLALQGDFEAHRKAIERLGVAALEVRRCAELARLDGLVLPGGESTTLLNLMRDEPWFEALRRFHRRGGAFLATCAGAILLSRRVLNPVQPSLGLLDAVVERNGWGRQVDSFETRLDVPALSGPVDAVFIRAPRFKSLGRDVSVLARFGGEPVLVRHGRILAMTFHPELTGDGRLHRHFVEMADRRRRAVDEDDVERSRAVAS; encoded by the coding sequence ATGGCGCGGATCGGCGTCCTCGCGCTCCAGGGGGACTTCGAGGCCCACCGGAAGGCGATCGAGCGCCTCGGCGTGGCCGCACTCGAGGTCCGCCGGTGCGCGGAGCTTGCGAGGCTCGACGGGCTCGTCCTGCCCGGCGGGGAGAGCACCACTCTCCTCAACCTCATGCGCGACGAGCCGTGGTTCGAGGCCCTCCGCCGCTTCCACCGGAGGGGCGGGGCGTTCCTCGCGACCTGCGCGGGCGCGATCCTGCTCTCGAGGCGCGTCCTCAACCCGGTCCAGCCGAGCCTCGGCCTCCTCGACGCCGTGGTCGAGCGGAACGGTTGGGGCCGACAGGTGGATTCCTTCGAGACCCGCCTCGACGTCCCCGCGCTCTCGGGGCCGGTCGACGCGGTGTTCATCCGCGCCCCTCGCTTCAAGTCGCTGGGACGAGACGTCTCGGTCCTGGCGCGCTTCGGCGGGGAGCCGGTCCTGGTGCGCCACGGGCGCATCCTGGCGATGACGTTTCACCCCGAATTGACGGGCGACGGCCGCCTCCACCGGCATTTCGTCGAGATGGCGGACAGGCGGCGGCGAGCGGTGGACGAAGACGACGTGGAGCGGTCGAGGGCGGTCGCATCCTGA
- the pdxS gene encoding pyridoxal 5'-phosphate synthase lyase subunit PdxS, producing MTEVSKGTLRLKTGLAEMLKGGVIMDVTDDAQARIAEEAGAVAVMALERVPADIRAQGGVARMSDPAMIEKILGAVSIPVMAKCRIGHIAEAQVLEALGVDYVDESEVLTPADEEHHVDKFAFKVPFVCGCRDLGEALRRIGEGAALIRTKGEAGTGNIVEAVRHMRAVVSGIRRLTTLAPEELMAEAKRLGAPYELVRMVSADGKLPVPNFAAGGIATPADASLMMQLGAEAVFVGSGIFKSSDPASRAKAIVRATTHFRDAKIVAEVSRGLGDAMPGIETSKLAGSELMQTRGW from the coding sequence ATGACCGAGGTCAGCAAGGGGACGTTGAGGCTCAAGACCGGACTGGCCGAGATGCTCAAAGGGGGCGTCATCATGGACGTGACCGATGACGCCCAGGCCAGGATCGCCGAGGAGGCCGGCGCGGTCGCCGTGATGGCCCTCGAGCGAGTTCCCGCGGACATCAGAGCGCAGGGGGGTGTCGCGCGAATGTCCGACCCGGCCATGATCGAGAAGATCCTGGGCGCGGTCTCGATCCCGGTCATGGCGAAGTGCCGGATCGGGCACATCGCCGAGGCTCAGGTTCTCGAGGCCCTGGGGGTCGACTACGTGGACGAGAGCGAGGTGCTGACCCCCGCCGACGAGGAACACCACGTGGACAAGTTCGCGTTCAAGGTCCCGTTCGTGTGCGGCTGCCGGGACCTGGGCGAGGCGCTGCGACGGATCGGCGAGGGCGCCGCGCTCATCCGCACCAAGGGGGAGGCCGGCACCGGGAACATCGTCGAGGCGGTCCGTCACATGCGCGCGGTGGTGTCGGGGATACGGCGGCTGACGACGCTCGCCCCGGAGGAGCTGATGGCGGAGGCGAAGCGTCTCGGCGCGCCCTACGAGCTGGTCCGCATGGTCTCGGCGGACGGCAAGCTCCCGGTGCCGAACTTCGCCGCGGGCGGCATCGCGACCCCGGCGGATGCGTCGCTCATGATGCAGCTCGGGGCGGAGGCGGTGTTCGTCGGATCCGGCATCTTCAAGTCCTCCGACCCGGCGAGCCGAGCGAAAGCGATCGTGCGCGCGACGACGCACTTCAGGGACGCGAAGATCGTCGCGGAGGTCTCCCGCGGGCTCGGCGACGCGATGCCCGGGATCGAGACCTCGAAGCTGGCCGGTTCCGAGTTGATGCAGACGCGGGGGTGGTGA
- a CDS encoding PLP-dependent aminotransferase family protein translates to MSFPGLRIDVESDVPVYRQIVDGIRAALSDHRLPPGGQLPPTRELARQLRVNRNTVVAAYDALAAEGLVTSHTGRGTFASEPGGTPPDAGRPEHPASESWLTSFSRAVEGPGVAGLLSVYRVAMSSDGISFAGSYPAAELMPVERFRRSLDAVLGHGGAEILSYGPTSGYSPLREAIAAAMRRKGSPAAAEGILITNGSQQAVELVFRTMLDRGDAVVVEEPTYTGALSALSSLGARLVGVPVDEEGIRPDLLAIALERHRPRILYVQPTFHNPTTHVMSEGRRMEVLSLAARFGCAVVEDDWASDLRFEGSELPTLHALDGGRRVVYLSTFSKKLLPGIRVGWVAAPPAVLERLIALKQIADHGSSPLLQAALHEFLRNGGLAEHLERVLPAYRERRDIMLGALRRHFPDCVVWTRPEGGLFLWVTLPPGIDSADLFVAARDRQVLFSRGELFHSDGSGSDTLRLTYASVKPAQIETGVAVLGELVRERAAARAGAAARRVDEAVPIL, encoded by the coding sequence GTGAGCTTCCCAGGGCTCAGGATCGACGTCGAGAGCGATGTCCCGGTCTACCGGCAGATCGTGGACGGGATCCGTGCGGCGCTCTCGGACCACAGGCTTCCGCCGGGGGGCCAGCTTCCCCCGACGCGCGAGCTCGCGCGCCAGCTTCGCGTCAACCGTAACACCGTGGTGGCCGCCTACGACGCGCTGGCGGCAGAGGGGCTGGTCACGAGCCATACGGGCCGTGGGACGTTCGCGTCGGAGCCCGGCGGAACGCCGCCCGACGCCGGTCGGCCCGAGCATCCGGCCTCCGAGAGTTGGCTGACCTCGTTCTCCCGCGCGGTGGAAGGGCCCGGCGTCGCCGGCCTCCTGTCGGTCTACCGGGTCGCGATGTCCTCGGACGGGATCTCGTTCGCCGGGTCCTACCCCGCGGCGGAGCTGATGCCGGTCGAACGGTTCCGGCGGTCCCTTGACGCCGTTCTCGGCCACGGGGGTGCCGAGATCCTGTCCTACGGCCCGACCTCGGGCTACTCGCCGCTTCGCGAGGCGATCGCCGCGGCCATGCGCCGAAAAGGCTCGCCGGCCGCGGCGGAAGGAATCCTGATCACCAACGGGTCGCAGCAGGCGGTAGAGCTGGTCTTCAGGACGATGCTCGATCGGGGCGACGCCGTGGTGGTGGAGGAGCCGACCTACACCGGGGCGCTCAGCGCGCTCAGCTCGCTCGGTGCGAGGCTGGTCGGCGTACCGGTTGACGAGGAGGGGATCCGGCCGGACCTTCTCGCGATCGCGCTCGAGCGCCACCGCCCGCGCATTCTCTACGTCCAACCCACCTTCCACAACCCGACCACGCACGTGATGAGCGAGGGCCGGCGGATGGAGGTGCTGTCGCTCGCGGCCCGCTTCGGCTGCGCGGTCGTGGAGGACGACTGGGCCAGCGACCTACGCTTCGAGGGGAGCGAGCTTCCGACCCTGCACGCCCTGGACGGCGGGCGGCGCGTCGTCTACCTCAGCACGTTCTCGAAGAAGCTGCTCCCGGGGATCAGGGTCGGCTGGGTGGCGGCCCCGCCCGCGGTCCTCGAGCGGCTGATCGCGCTCAAGCAGATCGCGGACCACGGCTCGAGCCCGCTGCTCCAGGCGGCGCTGCACGAGTTCCTCCGGAACGGCGGCCTCGCCGAGCATCTCGAGCGCGTGCTGCCGGCATATCGTGAGCGCAGGGACATCATGCTCGGTGCGTTGCGCCGCCACTTTCCGGACTGCGTGGTCTGGACGAGGCCCGAGGGCGGGCTGTTCCTGTGGGTCACGCTGCCCCCCGGGATCGACAGCGCGGATCTCTTCGTCGCGGCCAGGGACCGTCAGGTGCTGTTCAGCCGCGGCGAGCTGTTCCACTCCGACGGCTCGGGCTCCGACACGCTTCGGCTGACCTACGCCTCGGTCAAGCCGGCACAGATCGAGACCGGGGTCGCCGTCCTGGGCGAGCTGGTGCGGGAGCGCGCGGCGGCGAGGGCGGGAGCGGCCGCCCGTCGCGTGGACGAGGCGGTCCCGATCCTCTAG
- the hflX gene encoding GTPase HflX has protein sequence MAEISSELNRRVGLLVDRAGRIDAVTVGEAARIAVPRKPSAPAGRDRFCTLRFLATRLGDGPLSPADLAPLALHRLDALAIVAVSDGGVPGPVRVAHLLPAEERQAQLLGRPDPGSPPRPPGAVTAGPRNGRRAPAREVEDVVADGERYRLFPPRAASLVDDDFLALIRALEEEFERRRRRTRAAGKEGRAILVHVTTERRSAAETSIAELEELAASSDLAVVDRIIQRRKAYDARTLMGAGRLQDLIIRALRLQADFIVVDQDLAPAQARAIAEATDIKVLDRTQLILDIFARRARTREGKVQVELAQLKYLLPRLMSRGDSGLSRLMGGIGGRGPGEQKLEVDRRRVRDRIRSLERLLDAERTRREQRRARRRERDVPVISLVGYTNAGKSTLLNVLTRSDVFVEHRMFATLDPSSRRLRLPREREVVINDTVGFIRDLPRDLLAAFGATLEEIRDSDLLVHLVDAAHPGHEAQIVAVEGILDQLGYSGIPRLLVFNKADLLEEHERVERLAGRDALAISASNGSGISELLRRIDDSLHPSNRLVQ, from the coding sequence CTGGCGGAGATCAGCTCCGAACTCAATCGGCGCGTGGGGCTCCTCGTGGATCGCGCGGGAAGGATCGACGCGGTGACGGTGGGCGAAGCCGCCCGCATCGCCGTTCCCCGCAAGCCGAGCGCTCCGGCCGGGCGCGATCGGTTCTGCACCCTCAGGTTTCTCGCCACCCGGCTCGGGGACGGACCGCTCTCCCCGGCCGATCTCGCGCCGCTCGCGCTCCACCGGCTCGACGCGCTGGCGATCGTCGCCGTGTCCGACGGGGGCGTCCCCGGGCCGGTCCGCGTGGCGCACCTCCTCCCCGCGGAGGAACGGCAGGCGCAGCTTCTCGGACGGCCGGACCCCGGGTCGCCTCCGCGACCTCCCGGTGCGGTGACGGCAGGCCCGAGGAACGGACGCCGCGCGCCGGCCAGAGAGGTCGAGGACGTCGTGGCGGATGGCGAGCGGTACCGGCTGTTCCCGCCCCGTGCGGCGAGCCTGGTGGACGACGATTTCCTCGCACTGATCCGCGCCCTCGAGGAGGAATTCGAGCGCCGGCGTCGGCGGACCCGCGCGGCGGGAAAAGAAGGTCGCGCGATACTCGTCCACGTGACCACCGAGAGGCGCTCCGCGGCGGAAACGTCCATCGCGGAGCTCGAGGAGCTGGCGGCGTCCAGCGACCTCGCGGTGGTGGACCGCATCATCCAGCGGCGGAAGGCTTACGACGCGCGCACGCTGATGGGTGCCGGCCGGCTCCAGGACCTGATCATCCGCGCGCTGAGGCTCCAGGCGGATTTCATCGTGGTGGACCAGGACCTCGCGCCGGCACAGGCCCGCGCCATCGCCGAGGCGACCGACATCAAGGTGCTCGACCGGACCCAGCTCATTCTCGACATATTCGCGCGACGAGCGAGGACCCGGGAAGGGAAGGTGCAGGTGGAGCTGGCGCAGCTCAAGTACCTGCTCCCGCGCCTCATGAGCCGGGGCGACTCGGGTCTCTCGCGGCTGATGGGAGGGATCGGCGGCCGCGGGCCTGGCGAGCAGAAGCTCGAGGTGGACCGCCGTCGCGTCCGCGACCGGATCCGGAGCCTCGAGAGGTTGCTCGACGCCGAGAGGACGCGCCGCGAGCAGCGCCGCGCCCGCCGCCGCGAGCGGGACGTGCCGGTGATCTCCCTAGTCGGCTACACCAATGCAGGAAAGAGCACGCTGTTGAACGTCCTGACCCGGAGCGACGTGTTCGTGGAGCACCGGATGTTCGCGACGCTCGACCCGTCGAGCCGTCGCCTCAGGCTCCCGAGGGAGCGCGAAGTGGTGATCAACGACACCGTGGGCTTCATTCGCGACCTTCCGCGGGACCTGCTCGCGGCGTTTGGTGCGACTCTCGAAGAGATCCGCGATTCCGACCTGCTCGTGCACCTGGTGGACGCCGCGCACCCCGGCCACGAGGCGCAGATCGTCGCCGTCGAGGGTATCCTCGACCAGCTCGGCTACTCCGGGATCCCCCGCCTTCTCGTATTCAACAAGGCCGACCTCCTGGAGGAGCATGAGCGGGTCGAGCGGCTCGCGGGCCGCGATGCGCTCGCGATCTCGGCTTCCAACGGGTCCGGCATCTCGGAGCTGCTCCGACGCATCGACGATTCGCTCCATCCATCCAATCGTCTGGTCCAATAG
- the arcC gene encoding carbamate kinase, which produces MGGHAFMQKGEKGTIEEHERNAETIAALLMTLVERGYHLVISHGNGPQVGNLLIQHELAREEVPAMPLDVLVAMTEGSLGYILQQALLNQLRRKELRRYVVTVVTQVLVDEADPAFAAPSKPIGPFLSREEAERRRQALGWDVKEDSGRGWRRLVPSPRPLKVVQRHMIRDAARAGHIVVACGGGGIPIKKQADGQYAGIEAVIDKDLTSSVLATDIGAALLVILTAVPQVYVNFGEPTQQALGAVTLEELERLQAEGHFPSGSMGPKVEAVIHYLKQGGRRALITNPESLPQAIEGRAGTHFVGKI; this is translated from the coding sequence ATGGGCGGGCACGCGTTCATGCAGAAGGGGGAGAAGGGGACCATCGAGGAGCACGAGCGGAACGCCGAGACGATCGCGGCCCTGCTCATGACCCTCGTGGAGCGGGGATATCACCTCGTGATCTCCCACGGCAACGGCCCGCAGGTCGGGAATCTCCTGATCCAGCACGAGCTGGCCCGGGAGGAGGTCCCGGCGATGCCCCTCGACGTCCTGGTGGCCATGACGGAGGGGAGCCTCGGGTACATCCTCCAGCAAGCCCTGCTGAACCAGCTCCGGAGAAAGGAGCTCCGCCGGTACGTGGTCACCGTGGTCACCCAAGTCCTGGTCGACGAGGCGGACCCGGCCTTCGCCGCTCCTTCCAAGCCGATCGGGCCGTTCCTGAGCCGGGAAGAGGCGGAGCGGCGGAGGCAGGCGCTCGGGTGGGACGTCAAGGAGGACTCGGGCCGCGGATGGCGGCGCCTTGTCCCATCGCCCCGACCGCTCAAGGTCGTCCAGCGGCACATGATTCGGGACGCGGCGCGGGCCGGGCACATCGTGGTCGCGTGCGGCGGGGGCGGCATCCCGATCAAGAAGCAGGCCGACGGCCAGTACGCGGGGATCGAGGCGGTGATCGACAAGGACCTGACCTCGAGCGTGCTCGCGACGGACATCGGCGCGGCGCTCCTGGTGATCCTGACGGCAGTCCCCCAGGTCTACGTCAACTTCGGCGAGCCGACCCAGCAGGCGCTCGGCGCGGTCACGCTCGAGGAACTCGAGCGGCTCCAGGCCGAGGGGCACTTCCCTTCCGGAAGCATGGGGCCCAAGGTCGAGGCGGTGATCCACTATCTCAAGCAGGGAGGCCGACGCGCCCTGATCACGAACCCCGAGAGCCTTCCCCAGGCCATCGAGGGTCGCGCGGGAACCCACTTCGTCGGGAAGATCTGA
- a CDS encoding TlpA family protein disulfide reductase, whose amino-acid sequence MFPSLTPQEVERFVSLGKVGSARLREGDGAGAEAAFRQQLAIFPLNPEPHVSLALVAARGGAKKQALACLRAAVLRGFTDVSRVERSEVWLELRRDPAFLALVDAVPALMDADERWVGWDAFGASHPPPDLESVARQWDRRKRAIEAMAPALGPRLDRLWRRVIDRSTAALLQAYVVANPGARDLDAALEQLMSLYSGGLILRWEILPAEAARRLGSIASTALERFPDGPSRPGALTCLGLARYAERDRRGRLLPAAVEEIRASLREVTVRYGGSPFLAPAVEGLVRTESETGRADLAMADYRAFRATHAADPTLLDGVRERLGVLALTVGGLPDFHARALDGGIVDREALKGKVVVVDFWATWCGPCVEELPALRRIASRSGDRVVVLGVCLDRAEDLDATALEAWIAAKGVAGRHVWDGLGWDSDIVRQFGVKEIPFTVVAAADGSVLAVGEHGGDLDRAVRAAVAARVSGVQD is encoded by the coding sequence ATGTTCCCGTCGCTCACGCCGCAGGAGGTGGAGCGCTTCGTCTCGCTGGGGAAGGTGGGATCGGCGCGGCTGCGCGAGGGGGATGGGGCGGGCGCCGAGGCCGCGTTCCGCCAGCAACTGGCGATCTTCCCGTTGAATCCCGAGCCGCACGTCTCGCTCGCGCTCGTGGCCGCGCGCGGAGGCGCGAAGAAGCAGGCTCTCGCCTGCCTGCGTGCCGCGGTTCTCCGGGGATTCACCGACGTGTCGCGGGTCGAGCGGTCCGAGGTTTGGCTGGAGCTGCGACGAGATCCCGCGTTCCTCGCCCTCGTGGACGCCGTCCCCGCTTTGATGGACGCCGACGAGCGGTGGGTCGGGTGGGACGCGTTCGGGGCCTCGCACCCGCCGCCGGATCTCGAGTCGGTGGCCCGCCAATGGGACCGCCGCAAGCGAGCGATCGAGGCGATGGCACCCGCGCTCGGTCCGCGGCTCGACCGGCTGTGGCGCCGGGTGATCGACCGATCGACGGCAGCGCTCCTCCAGGCGTACGTCGTCGCGAACCCCGGCGCCCGCGATCTCGACGCGGCGCTCGAGCAGCTCATGTCGCTGTACTCGGGGGGCCTGATCCTCAGGTGGGAGATCCTCCCCGCCGAGGCGGCGCGGAGGCTCGGGAGCATCGCGTCCACGGCGCTCGAACGGTTCCCCGACGGGCCGAGCAGGCCGGGCGCCCTCACCTGTCTCGGGTTGGCGAGGTACGCGGAGCGCGACCGGAGGGGAAGGCTCCTGCCGGCTGCCGTTGAGGAGATCCGAGCGTCCCTCCGCGAGGTGACGGTGCGATACGGTGGCTCTCCGTTCCTCGCCCCGGCGGTCGAAGGGCTGGTTCGCACGGAGAGCGAAACGGGGCGAGCCGATCTCGCGATGGCGGACTACCGCGCGTTCCGGGCGACCCACGCCGCCGACCCCACGCTTCTCGACGGCGTGCGGGAAAGGCTGGGGGTGCTGGCGCTCACCGTGGGCGGGCTCCCCGATTTCCACGCCCGGGCGCTCGACGGGGGTATCGTCGACCGGGAAGCGCTCAAAGGGAAGGTCGTGGTCGTGGACTTCTGGGCGACCTGGTGCGGACCGTGCGTCGAGGAACTGCCGGCGCTCCGCCGCATCGCCAGCCGAAGCGGAGACCGCGTGGTCGTGCTCGGGGTGTGCCTCGACCGGGCAGAGGATCTCGATGCGACGGCTCTCGAGGCGTGGATCGCGGCGAAAGGCGTGGCGGGGCGCCACGTCTGGGACGGCCTCGGCTGGGATTCCGACATCGTCAGGCAGTTCGGCGTGAAGGAGATCCCTTTCACCGTGGTCGCCGCGGCCGACGGCTCGGTCCTCGCCGTCGGAGAGCACGGTGGCGATCTCGATCGGGCGGTTCGCGCCGCGGTTGCCGCACGGGTGTCCGGCGTGCAAGACTGA